The Chitinophaga niabensis genome segment TAAATCCGTAGAGTGGCCATTGATAGAAGGAAACCCGCTGGTCGTACACACAGGTGGAAAGCCGGAACCGGAAATCCCGGAAGAAGTACATTCTCCTGATTATGCCCGCCTGCTGCCGGAAGCAATACAACGCTTCACTACAAAAGGGGTATATGATACAGATGACCATCAGCATCTTTCGTTCACGCAGGGGGCAGGGCATGGAGGATCGCATCCCCACCTGGTGCATGAGTTTGTGAGTGCATTGGTGCAGAAACGTTCACCATATCCTAATGCGGTGCAGTCTGCTAATATTACCTGTGTGGGGATATTGGCGCATGAATCTGCAATGCAGGGAGGGCTGAGGATTGATCTGCCGGCATTTACTTTTGAGAAGAAATGATCCAGGTATGATTTTGAAGCCGTATAGATCGAAAGGTCTATACGGCTTCTTTAATTATTTAGTGAGTAACCCATCATACAGCAATCCATCTCCTGCGGGGAGGTCCAGCTGAAGGACCTTGCTGATCAGTGGTGCAATATCCACGAGGCCCATCTGCGGGATCACGGTACCTTTTTTGATGCCTTTGCCAAAGGCTACAAAACCTGTCTGGATCTCTTTAAAGTCAGGGAAGAAACCATGGGTGCCTCCTTTGGTGGCGCGCATGAACGCTCCTGTGGCAGTAGTGCTGAAGGTGAAGCCCTGTTGTGCGGCAATGCCAAATGCAGCAGTGGCATCTGCACCGATGGCATCCAGCTCTTCGCGGGTTTTGATGATAAAGGTTTTTTTCTGTTGCGGTGGGAGTGCGTTGAGGAGCTGCAATACTTTCTCTTTCGTCTGTTTATCGTTCTTGTCTTTCAGTTGCAGGAATGCGCCACCACCTGCTGCATGGAAATAGGCTTTCCAGTTTTCCGGTTGCTTTGGATCATATAATCCTGCTTTAGCCAGCAATACATTTGGTGCAATGGCGGTGTGGATATCTACAAAGCCATGATCGCCGGTAACAATGAAGGTGGTTTTTTCCAGCAAACCTGCTTTTTCCACGGCTTCGCGAATAGTTTTTACAGCCCTGTCTACTCCGGCGATGGCTGCTCTTACTTTAGGGCCATCGCGGCCTTCTTCATGTTCAAAGTGATCTACGGTTACGAGGTGTACGGCCAGGAAAGAGGGTTTGTATTTGCGGATCAGGTAACTGCTCATGCGGGCGAGGTTATCGTCTATGCCCAGGTAGTCGCCATTAAAATCAAGCTCTTCCAGTTTACCTGTTGCGTTTTGTTCCAGTTCTTCAAAGAGCCCCGGAGGATTGGCATTTTCCTTTAATGCCTGTGCCATAATGCGTTCTCCGCCTTTTTCTTTTGGCAGGTACCAGAATTCAGGAATGTTGTAAGTAGCAGGAGAGCCAACGGAAACTGGCCAGAAAACGGAAGCTGTTTTTAATCCTTTATCTTTTGCGAGGCTGAAGAGTGTTGGTACTTTGATGTTGCTGTATTGCCAGGTCCAGTTGCCGGTTACACCCTGTGGCTCTGAGGGGGTGTTGTAGAATATACCATGCTTTAATGGTTTTACGCCGGTGATCATGGTGGTGTGGGAAGGGTAGGTAACAGTAGGGAACACACCATCCACACCATCAGCATAGGCGCCTTCTTCCATGGCCTGGCGGAGGTTCACCATGTTCCATGAAGGGTCTTTATAAAATTCAGGTCTTAAGCCGTCGATACTGATAAGGACCACATGAGCGTCCTGGGCTTTGGCTGCGGTTATACACAGTGTGAAAGCGCAGATCGCAATGAGCGTTTTTTTCATATTGAAGGTATATTTTTACAGGCAGAAATACCCGGGCGCGAATTTCCGGATTTTATAGGGAGCAGCGGATGAAGTTTGGGTTAAGTTTTGCTATGTCTGCCATTGTTTTGTGCAGATATTTCCTGCTATATCATGTACTTCTACCGTGAAGCGTTTTTCCTTCAGCGGATATTCCCAGCGTTTGTTTTTGAAAACGGCAAACCCTGTTGCGGAGGGGGTAATGATCTTTATTTC includes the following:
- a CDS encoding alkaline phosphatase family protein; the protein is MKKTLIAICAFTLCITAAKAQDAHVVLISIDGLRPEFYKDPSWNMVNLRQAMEEGAYADGVDGVFPTVTYPSHTTMITGVKPLKHGIFYNTPSEPQGVTGNWTWQYSNIKVPTLFSLAKDKGLKTASVFWPVSVGSPATYNIPEFWYLPKEKGGERIMAQALKENANPPGLFEELEQNATGKLEELDFNGDYLGIDDNLARMSSYLIRKYKPSFLAVHLVTVDHFEHEEGRDGPKVRAAIAGVDRAVKTIREAVEKAGLLEKTTFIVTGDHGFVDIHTAIAPNVLLAKAGLYDPKQPENWKAYFHAAGGGAFLQLKDKNDKQTKEKVLQLLNALPPQQKKTFIIKTREELDAIGADATAAFGIAAQQGFTFSTTATGAFMRATKGGTHGFFPDFKEIQTGFVAFGKGIKKGTVIPQMGLVDIAPLISKVLQLDLPAGDGLLYDGLLTK